A window from Bacteroidota bacterium encodes these proteins:
- a CDS encoding PKD domain-containing protein — protein sequence MRKILYLLTLTTAVFYSLSSTSATISSNGTGGGSFNSSGTWQGGVIPTSSDDILILDGDAVNIDIATSVTSATVQADANANGYATLVVNAGISFTVSGDVHLSQINANGNNTFPELKTSISTTCFLTIQGDVYFNSDDDNEVPTLTIANQSTLRIEGDFILNSLNSTISIGLTNSTVEYSGSGSQTIVAGTYGKLISSGTGARVLDNSTSIILKNNSATCFTPGTNSYTTTGSTIEFSGTGTQTIPAFNYNNLTIGSSGTKTLVNGGTIGIAGSLTFAGAGTNTIVATNNTVNFNGTAAQTLSFGSRTGATFNNLTFNNTHTSGIALGQAINTTLVAGDLIVQTGIFSNGGFSITGNTGKTFQVNNGCTFTLAGVSSTFPTGFTFVTLQTGSTVDYNGSGSQTIFPLNYYNLTSSNSGARVMGNTGTIGIAGTYTPGSNSYTVVNSTINFNGTSDQTVPLLAGATYNDLQLNNTGTNGATLAAAVTASNILGNISVQTGIFDNGGFAIAGNGTATFQVDNGATFEVGGTSSTPTGFGTFSCQTGSTVNFNGTTQNIAAPGSYHHLTISGSNTKTATAGFDVNGNLTISAGTFDLNAQTITIGGNFVNNATFTHSSGTVTFDGSANQNISGSASPTTFHDIIVSTTGGNTTFNEGTVALENLFTLTSGSLFDADGASNDKTFTIKSSATKTAQIADLGATPSNFSGQVTLERYISDKTDWRQLGCPIQGQTLAEWMDDFAMSGFTGAGNAGNTVTVYTFDETQVNGPAYTNAYTAATNITNPTSFDNGSVLGKGFICYVGDNSPGQNMTAFAADMTGNIISGTQSTNVTCSNGCDDGFEGYNLIANPYPSSIVFNNLTRTNVLQQYDIYDEGSGNYAHWNGAAGTNGATGNIASSQAFWVTCDNAAGGSVQFDEDDKASTIDNNFLKTSITQIPFLKAKLTSSINTYSDELLVGFTPTANSNFVRGEDGWKVYSYTQGAPHLASVALNNQDMASNMLPDTAASLVVPIRAKVAISGNYTLNFDLSALSNNYCAILEDKLTNTFTDLKVNTTYSFYIADSTATPRFFIHFTSPQLIASSVNYTNPSCSSMNDGMVAVTPTSNGPWKYIWKDSTGTIVRQTNNSSTPDTLTNATPGNYYVSIYSLASCSYGADTAMLTLDYSAQANAVFNSSNDTLYLSNGANVNFFNTSTNATVFNWSFGDGATSTNLNPTHTYTATGVYPVTLIVENPNCMSLDTMTSFVSVFANPLSVNSFILSPEPIVSYDNNKVYLTFNYPTDENITITALNTLGQVVYKTESLKIRNQKVALNLNNSSEQFYLLKIESKEKILVKKIINY from the coding sequence GCTAATGCAAATGGATACGCAACACTTGTTGTAAATGCCGGAATATCTTTTACTGTAAGCGGAGATGTCCATTTATCCCAAATAAATGCTAATGGCAACAATACTTTTCCCGAACTTAAAACATCTATTAGTACTACTTGTTTTTTAACAATTCAAGGAGATGTTTATTTTAATAGTGACGATGACAATGAAGTTCCGACCCTGACAATTGCTAACCAAAGTACTTTGAGAATTGAAGGAGATTTTATCTTAAATTCTCTAAACTCTACCATTTCAATTGGATTAACTAATAGTACAGTTGAATACAGTGGTTCTGGATCCCAAACAATAGTTGCGGGCACATATGGCAAACTAATCTCAAGTGGAACTGGAGCTAGGGTACTTGATAACTCTACAAGTATTATTTTAAAAAACAATAGTGCAACATGTTTTACTCCAGGTACTAATTCTTATACAACAACTGGAAGTACAATAGAATTTTCTGGAACTGGGACTCAAACAATTCCTGCATTTAACTATAATAATTTAACAATTGGTTCCTCAGGAACTAAAACATTGGTAAATGGAGGTACAATTGGTATTGCAGGAAGCTTAACTTTTGCTGGCGCGGGTACAAATACAATTGTGGCTACAAACAATACTGTAAATTTTAATGGAACAGCAGCCCAAACTTTATCCTTTGGATCTAGGACAGGCGCCACCTTCAATAACTTAACCTTTAACAATACTCATACTAGCGGTATTGCACTAGGTCAGGCAATTAATACCACCTTGGTTGCTGGAGATTTAATTGTTCAAACCGGCATTTTCTCTAATGGAGGTTTTTCAATCACAGGAAATACTGGAAAAACATTCCAAGTTAATAACGGTTGTACTTTTACACTAGCAGGTGTATCTTCAACATTCCCTACAGGTTTTACTTTTGTAACTTTACAAACTGGCTCAACAGTTGATTATAACGGTAGTGGTTCTCAAACTATATTTCCATTGAATTACTACAACCTTACCTCCTCAAATTCTGGAGCAAGGGTAATGGGAAATACCGGTACTATTGGAATTGCAGGCACCTACACTCCTGGCTCTAATTCATATACTGTAGTTAATAGCACAATTAATTTTAATGGAACATCCGATCAAACTGTTCCGCTTTTGGCTGGGGCAACCTATAATGATTTACAACTTAACAATACAGGTACTAACGGAGCTACATTGGCAGCAGCCGTTACAGCTTCAAATATTTTAGGTAATATATCTGTTCAAACAGGAATATTTGACAATGGAGGTTTTGCAATTGCGGGTAATGGAACCGCCACTTTTCAAGTTGACAATGGTGCAACATTCGAAGTAGGCGGAACATCTTCTACACCAACAGGATTTGGAACTTTTAGTTGTCAAACAGGTAGTACGGTTAATTTTAACGGAACTACTCAAAATATCGCTGCTCCTGGAAGCTATCATCATTTAACTATTTCCGGTTCTAATACCAAAACTGCAACAGCAGGTTTTGATGTAAATGGCAATCTTACCATTTCTGCAGGAACCTTTGACTTAAATGCTCAAACAATTACTATAGGAGGAAATTTTGTTAACAATGCTACATTTACCCATTCAAGTGGCACAGTTACTTTTGATGGCAGTGCCAATCAAAATATCAGTGGGTCAGCCTCTCCAACAACTTTTCATGACATAATTGTGAGTACAACAGGAGGGAATACAACTTTTAATGAAGGTACAGTTGCACTTGAAAATCTTTTCACACTTACAAGTGGATCTCTGTTTGATGCAGATGGAGCCTCAAACGATAAAACTTTTACAATAAAATCTTCGGCTACAAAAACTGCTCAAATTGCAGATTTAGGTGCAACACCTTCTAATTTTAGCGGGCAAGTTACACTCGAAAGATACATAAGCGATAAAACAGACTGGCGACAATTAGGGTGCCCTATTCAAGGACAAACACTAGCAGAATGGATGGATGATTTTGCTATGAGTGGATTTACAGGTGCAGGAAACGCAGGTAATACTGTTACAGTTTATACTTTTGATGAAACACAGGTAAATGGACCGGCTTATACAAATGCTTACACTGCTGCTACCAATATTACCAACCCTACCTCCTTTGATAACGGAAGCGTTTTAGGAAAAGGATTTATTTGTTATGTTGGCGATAATTCCCCAGGTCAGAATATGACCGCTTTTGCGGCTGATATGACCGGAAATATTATTTCAGGTACTCAGTCAACAAACGTTACATGCTCTAATGGTTGTGATGATGGTTTTGAGGGTTACAACCTTATTGCCAACCCATACCCATCCTCCATAGTATTTAATAATCTTACAAGAACAAACGTTTTACAACAATACGATATTTATGATGAGGGAAGCGGAAATTATGCACATTGGAATGGTGCTGCAGGAACCAACGGAGCCACTGGCAATATTGCAAGCTCCCAAGCATTTTGGGTTACATGCGATAATGCAGCAGGAGGTTCTGTTCAATTTGACGAGGATGACAAAGCATCTACAATTGACAATAACTTTCTAAAAACAAGCATCACTCAAATACCTTTTTTAAAAGCAAAATTAACCAGTTCGATAAATACGTATTCTGATGAACTTTTAGTAGGTTTTACTCCTACTGCAAATTCAAATTTTGTAAGAGGCGAAGATGGATGGAAAGTATACTCCTACACCCAAGGAGCACCACATTTGGCATCAGTTGCATTAAATAACCAAGATATGGCATCTAATATGCTTCCAGATACAGCAGCAAGTTTAGTTGTTCCAATTAGAGCTAAGGTTGCAATATCCGGCAATTATACTTTAAATTTTGATTTATCAGCTTTGTCAAATAACTATTGTGCAATTTTAGAAGATAAGTTAACAAATACATTTACTGACTTAAAAGTAAATACAACTTACTCATTCTATATCGCAGATAGTACAGCCACTCCAAGATTTTTCATACACTTTACATCTCCTCAACTAATTGCTTCATCTGTAAATTATACGAATCCTTCTTGTTCTTCAATGAATGATGGTATGGTTGCTGTTACTCCTACTAGCAATGGTCCGTGGAAATATATTTGGAAAGATTCAACAGGTACAATAGTTAGACAAACAAATAATTCTTCTACTCCAGATACACTTACAAATGCAACTCCAGGCAATTACTATGTATCTATTTACTCTCTTGCATCTTGTAGCTATGGAGCAGACACAGCAATGCTTACATTAGATTATTCTGCACAAGCAAATGCTGTTTTCAATTCGAGCAACGACACTCTTTATTTATCTAACGGAGCGAATGTTAATTTTTTCAACACTTCAACAAATGCAACAGTATTTAATTGGTCTTTTGGTGACGGAGCAACTTCTACCAACCTAAATCCAACGCACACCTATACTGCTACTGGTGTGTATCCTGTTACACTAATTGTAGAAAATCCAAATTGTATGTCCTTGGATACCATGACATCATTTGTTTCTGTTTTTGCTAATCCACTATCTGTAAATAGTTTTATTTTAAGTCCGGAACCAATTGTTTCCTATGATAACAACAAAGTGTATTTAACATTTAACTACCCAACAGACGAAAACATTACTATTACAGCACTAAACACGCTAGGACAAGTAGTATATAAAACAGAATCACTTAAAATCAGAAATCAAAAAGTAGCACTTAATTTAAACAATAGCTCAGAGCAATTTTATTTATTAAAAATTGAGTCGAAAGAAAAAATATTAGTTAAAAAAATTATAAACTATTAA